ATCAATATTAGAAAAATGGTTAAATCTTTTCAATAGCTAAATGAAAAAATCCTAGGTATTCATGAGTACCTAGGATTTTTACGCATGATAAATACAAAAAAAGAGAGGATAGTCCTCTCAAACAATAGTTAATAAAATTGTAGCCATTTCTTCCAGCTGTAACTACTAATACAAGCTAAGTTCATTACGATATGTATGATTTCAAATTCATAACCACTTACATATCCTCTTGTAAGTTTAAGTGTGAAGATTGAGCCTAACATAACACAAATATAAAAAACATTAACATAAGGCGTTAAAAAGCCGATAATAAGTGCTAAACCTCCAACAACTTCACCAATTGACATCAATACTGCGATGGTAGGTGGTAAACCTAAAGAGCCTAAGAAGTGAATTGTTCCATCTAAATCAACAAATTTCAAAGTACCATGCACTAAGAATGATGTTGCTAACATCCATCTAATTAAAAGCATACCTAATTTCATCATGTCACCTCCAACATTCATATTTTTAAAACATAGTCCAAATTATATTTGTAAACATGTGGAAAGTAAAGATTTTTTATAAGATTAATTATTAAATATTTATTAAATATTCTATTGTATTGAACAATTGTTGTAGAAAGATGTTTAAGTCATCAGTTACTTTTTGTATTTATAAATAAAGATTAGTACAGCATAGTGCAAAGATTATAGGGAAATGAATTAACTATTGCATCGCTATTTATGAATCGTAAACACTATTATGAAATTGCGAGAGTAGTATGGACAATTAGAATGATGGTTTGAGATAAATGAGTGTTATTAACCAGTGCGTCATTTTCAAAATTAGATGCCATTTGCTGTTTATAATAAGAAGATTTGATAATTAACTATGATAAGAAAAAATAATAATCCCCTAAATACATTATAAACAAATTAAATGATAAAATAATAATATATATTTCTACTAAAGTTGTTTGGAGGTAAATGTGTGAATAGGAATATCGTTAAACTAGTTGTGTTCATGCTAATTTTAGTTGTAGCAGTAGCGGGTTGTGGTCAAAAAGATACTGAAGAGAAAACTGAAATGACGACAATAAAAGATGAATTAGGAACTGAAAAAATTAAGAAAAATCCTAAACGTGTTGTTGTATTAGAATATAGTTTTGCTGATTATTTAGCAGCATTAGATATGAAACCTGTTGGTATTGCAGATGATGGCAGCACTAAAAATATAACAAAGTCAGTAAGAGATAAGATTGGGGCATATGAATCGGTTGGATCTAGACCGCAACCGAATATGGAAGTGATAAGTAAATTAAAACCGGATTTGATCATTGCAGATGTTAGCAGACATAAGAAAATCAAATCAGAATTGAGCAAAATTGCTCCGACAATCATGTTAGTTAGCGGTACGGGAGATTATAATGCAAATATTGAAGCATTTAAAACAGTCGCTAAAGCAGTAGGCAAAGAGAAAGAAGGCGAGAAGCGTCTGGAAAAGCATGATAAAATATTAGCGGAGATTAGAAAGAAAATTGAACAGAGTACGTTAAAATCTGCATTTGCATTCGGTATCTCAAGAGCAGGTATGTTTATTAATAATGAAGATACATTTATGGGACAATTCTTAATTAAAATGGGTATTCAACCTGAAGTCACAAAAGACAAAACTACGCATGTTGGTGAACGCAAGGGTGGTCCTTATATATATTTAAATAATGAAGAACTTGCCAATATCAATCCAAAAGTTATGATTTTAGCCACTGACGGAAAAACGGACAAAAATAGAACGAAATTCATTGATCCTGCAGTTTGGAAATCATTAAAAGCTGTGAAAGATAACAAAGTTTATGACGTTGACCGAAATAAGTGGTTGAAATCAAGGGGGATTATCGCAAGTGAAAGTATGGCAGAAGATTTAGAAAAAATTGCAGAAAAAGCAAAATAAAAATACAGCGCTACTCGTAAATCATATAAGAGTGGCGCTGTATTTTTAATTATGTTTATTATCTGTCGGATGTGATGATTTACCTGAAAGTTTATTTCGAATAAATTTAATTACATAACCGACAAGGATTGTTTTAACAGTTCTTTTAATGAATTGGCGCATCGTTACATACCTCATTTCTCTATATCTTACGAACTATATACCCATTCATATATGCTTTTTAAACGTCATTGTCACAATTTAATTTTTAGGGAATATAATATAACCATCTTTATCTGCTTTTTTAGTAAAAATGACAAAAATTGCATGTATTATTGAGATGATGGTAGGGATACCTGTCCAGAAAAATAATAAGTGAAAAAGACCTTGTCCAAATTTATCAGCATAAAATTTATGAATACCTAAACCTCCAAGAAATAATGCAACAATAACATAAATGGCTTTATTGACTTTCATTTGTAAATCCTCCTTAACTATAATTCTACTTAAATTCGTTGTGAAAACCAATATTTCTAACTTTAGAATTTTCAAACTTTCTAAAATTATAAGTATATCTTTTTAAAATAAGCTAGAATTTCTATATAATAAATGTTAATAACGTAAAAGGGAATGATGACATAGTGATACGTCAAGCACGTCCAGAGGACCGATTTGATATTGCGAAGTTAGTTTATATGGTTTGGGATGATATGGAATTAGAATTGGTAAAGCATCTACCTAAAGACATGGTATTAGATGCAATTGAAAAAAGCTGTGTTGATGCAACATATCGAACTTTTTATCAGCATATTTTAGTTTATGAAGTAGAAAATAAAGTAGCAGGTTGTATTATTAGCTATAGTGGTGAAAATGAATTGAAATACGAAAAAGCATGGGAACTACTTGACTTGCCAGAAAAAATAAAACAATATGGCACGCCATTACCTGTAAAAGAAGCTAAAGACGATGAGTATTATATAGAAACAATTGCGACATTTGCAGCATATAGAGGTAGAGGCATCGCGACAAAGTTATTAACGTCATTACTTGAATCAAATACACATGTTAAATGGAGTTTGAATTGCGATATTAATAATGAAGCAGCATTAAAGTTATATAAAAAAGTAGGCTTTATATCTGATGGACAGATTGAATTATACAAGCACATGTATCATCATTTAATTGTTAAATAAAATACTCGACAGTTCGATGTAAGTCGATTGCCGAGTAGTATCATTTTCTATTAAATGCCTGCAAATAATGCACTAATATAAATACCTAATGCATATAATAAACCGAAAAATGTATTTGTTTTACCAGCAGCAGCCATTGCTGGCATCATTGTAGGCGGTGTATCATTCTTCTTGAAACGTCTGATAACTTTAACAGGCATTGGGAATGATAACAACGCAAGTAAGTAAAATAATGAGCCACCAGGTTTAATAATGATCGTAAGTACAATAAAGGCATAAGCGATAAAGTACATGATTGCCATAAATGTTAAAGAAGCATTTTTACCTAATAGAATGGGTAAAGTTTTGCGACCACTTGCTTTATCTTTGACACGGTCGCGAATATTGTTAGCCATATTAATTAAACCGATAGTGATTACTATAGGTACACTTAACCAAATTACATAACTTTGAATATTGCCAGTTTGAATAAAGAATGCAATAACGATAATAAACATACCCATAAATACGCCTGAGAATAATTCACCGAAAGGCGTCCATGAAATAGGGAAAGGGCCACCTGTATATAGGTAACCAACAGCCATACATACTAATCCAACTGGTAATAACCAAAATGAAGAGTTAGCAGCTAAAAACAAACCTAATATTGCTGCTAAGA
The genomic region above belongs to Staphylococcus aureus and contains:
- a CDS encoding DoxX family protein, with the translated sequence MKLGMLLIRWMLATSFLVHGTLKFVDLDGTIHFLGSLGLPPTIAVLMSIGEVVGGLALIIGFLTPYVNVFYICVMLGSIFTLKLTRGYVSGYEFEIIHIVMNLACISSYSWKKWLQFY
- a CDS encoding ABC transporter substrate-binding protein, encoding MNRNIVKLVVFMLILVVAVAGCGQKDTEEKTEMTTIKDELGTEKIKKNPKRVVVLEYSFADYLAALDMKPVGIADDGSTKNITKSVRDKIGAYESVGSRPQPNMEVISKLKPDLIIADVSRHKKIKSELSKIAPTIMLVSGTGDYNANIEAFKTVAKAVGKEKEGEKRLEKHDKILAEIRKKIEQSTLKSAFAFGISRAGMFINNEDTFMGQFLIKMGIQPEVTKDKTTHVGERKGGPYIYLNNEELANINPKVMILATDGKTDKNRTKFIDPAVWKSLKAVKDNKVYDVDRNKWLKSRGIIASESMAEDLEKIAEKAK
- a CDS encoding SAR1012 family small protein encodes the protein MRYVTMRQFIKRTVKTILVGYVIKFIRNKLSGKSSHPTDNKHN
- a CDS encoding TM2 domain-containing protein, which codes for MKVNKAIYVIVALFLGGLGIHKFYADKFGQGLFHLLFFWTGIPTIISIIHAIFVIFTKKADKDGYIIFPKN
- a CDS encoding GNAT family N-acetyltransferase, with the translated sequence MIRQARPEDRFDIAKLVYMVWDDMELELVKHLPKDMVLDAIEKSCVDATYRTFYQHILVYEVENKVAGCIISYSGENELKYEKAWELLDLPEKIKQYGTPLPVKEAKDDEYYIETIATFAAYRGRGIATKLLTSLLESNTHVKWSLNCDINNEAALKLYKKVGFISDGQIELYKHMYHHLIVK
- a CDS encoding 1,4-dihydroxy-2-naphthoate polyprenyltransferase, whose amino-acid sequence is MSNQYQQYSTVKKYWHLMRPHTLTASVVPVLVGTAASKIYFLGSEDHIKISLFIAMLLACLLIQAATNMFNEYYDYKKGLDDHESVGIGGAIVRNGMSPELVLRLAIAFYILAAILGLFLAANSSFWLLPVGLVCMAVGYLYTGGPFPISWTPFGELFSGVFMGMFIIVIAFFIQTGNIQSYVIWLSVPIVITIGLINMANNIRDRVKDKASGRKTLPILLGKNASLTFMAIMYFIAYAFIVLTIIIKPGGSLFYLLALLSFPMPVKVIRRFKKNDTPPTMMPAMAAAGKTNTFFGLLYALGIYISALFAGI